In a single window of the Nodularia spumigena CCY9414 genome:
- a CDS encoding non-ribosomal peptide synthetase: MKTIEKFLAHLYSLDVKLWIEDANLRCSVPEDVLTDELGVELRSRKPEIINFLRQAKSSAINYSQAILPAERHENLPLSFAQQRLWFLEQLQLGNATYNLPTAVRLKGNLDVRVLERSLNEIIQRHEVLRTQFKTVNGNPVLHIQPSVTLPLAVINLQAFNPLEQDEEVRHLALKAAQTPFDLATDVLLRVKILRLAKDENVVLFTMHHIVSDGWSMEILIKELATLYNAFSTNQPSPLPELAIQYVDFAIWQRQWLQGEVLDTQLDYWRQQLGGILPVLQLPTDYPRGRVQTFRGAIESFSLSPQLSQDIIKIAKSAGVTSFVTLLTAYKILLHRYTGQTDILVGTPVANRHRREIEGLIGFFVNTLVLRTNLTDNPSFQDLLQQLKNTTWQAYDHQDIPFEKLVEVLQPERDLSFNPLFQVKFRLENAPTEKLELPGLTLTPLNRTEASAKLDLSLDMYETSAGFVGAFEYNRDLFAPETISRMVGHFQTLLTAIVENPEKRISELPLLTESERQKILIDWNQTQVEFPSHLTFQDLFAAQVEKTPDAVAVVYTPPQPSPDKEEGVVVESLTYRELNQKSNQVAHYLQKKGVKPEIIVGLCVERSPLMIIALLGILKAGGAYLPLDPNYPPERLGYMLADSQVPILLTETSLKPALSTPPNYEIIYLDTDWEIISQCSTENPKSEVTPENLAYLIYTSGSTGKPKGVLIPHIGLTNLTKHKIEICDVHPGDCVLQFFSLSFDASIPEIIMALGSGAKLCLAKSESLLPGETLLQLLQNNAVTHITITPSALSLIPSADLPHLRMILVGGEAPSPELIAKWSEERRFINAYGPTEVTVNASMVLCGNGHPLLPTIRPSANKQLYILDNYLQPVPIGVIGELYIGGIGLARGYLNRPDLTNQKFIPNPFSQLSVISYQLSVNSQPRLYKTGDLACYLPDGRIKLLGRIDNQVKIRGFRIEPQEVETVLCQNSGVRAGVVIIREDQPEQKRLVAYVIPNEETREQGKENLLTSQSLRSFMREKLPEYLVPSAFVLLDNLPLTPNGKVDIYSLPAPEEIVSTSEFIAPRTQIEAQLANIYTQILNLEKVSIHDDFFELGGHSLIATQLISQALQVFQVELTVMDLFDAPTVAGMAERILQRQLTAEVTVISDTGDDEREEFEI, encoded by the coding sequence ATGAAGACCATAGAAAAATTTCTGGCACACCTTTACAGCCTAGATGTGAAACTGTGGATAGAAGATGCTAATTTGCGGTGTAGTGTTCCTGAAGATGTGCTGACGGATGAACTTGGTGTAGAATTGCGATCGCGCAAACCTGAAATTATCAATTTTTTACGTCAAGCTAAGTCTTCTGCAATCAATTATTCACAAGCAATTTTACCAGCAGAACGCCATGAAAATCTGCCGCTTTCTTTTGCTCAACAAAGATTGTGGTTTTTAGAACAATTGCAACTGGGGAATGCTACATATAATTTACCCACGGCAGTGCGATTAAAGGGGAATTTAGATGTTAGGGTATTAGAGCGATCGCTCAATGAAATTATTCAGCGTCATGAAGTATTACGGACACAATTTAAAACCGTAAATGGCAATCCTGTTTTACACATTCAGCCAAGTGTCACTCTTCCCCTAGCTGTCATTAATTTACAAGCATTTAATCCCCTAGAACAAGATGAAGAAGTCCGCCACCTCGCCTTAAAAGCAGCACAGACACCCTTTGATTTAGCCACAGATGTACTATTGCGGGTGAAAATTCTCCGTTTGGCTAAAGATGAAAACGTAGTGTTATTTACCATGCACCACATCGTCTCTGATGGTTGGTCAATGGAAATATTAATTAAGGAATTGGCAACCCTTTATAATGCTTTTAGTACCAATCAACCATCCCCCTTACCAGAGTTAGCAATTCAGTATGTTGATTTTGCAATTTGGCAGAGACAATGGTTACAAGGAGAAGTTTTAGACACGCAACTAGACTATTGGCGACAACAGTTAGGCGGTATTCTGCCAGTATTACAATTACCCACCGACTACCCCCGTGGACGAGTACAAACATTTCGGGGTGCAATTGAGTCTTTTTCTCTCTCTCCTCAGTTGAGTCAAGACATTATCAAAATAGCAAAAAGTGCAGGTGTCACCTCCTTTGTTACCCTCCTCACAGCTTATAAAATCCTTCTGCATCGCTACACCGGACAAACAGATATACTCGTTGGTACTCCCGTAGCTAATCGCCATCGTCGGGAAATTGAAGGTTTAATTGGCTTTTTTGTCAACACATTAGTATTAAGAACAAATCTCACAGATAATCCTAGTTTTCAGGATTTATTGCAACAGTTAAAAAATACCACTTGGCAAGCTTACGATCATCAGGATATACCTTTTGAGAAATTAGTAGAAGTTCTGCAACCAGAAAGAGATTTAAGCTTTAATCCTTTATTTCAGGTAAAATTTCGCTTAGAAAATGCCCCCACAGAAAAATTAGAATTACCGGGGTTAACTCTCACACCTCTAAATCGTACAGAAGCCAGCGCCAAACTAGATTTAAGTTTGGATATGTACGAGACATCAGCAGGTTTTGTGGGTGCATTTGAGTATAACCGAGATTTGTTTGCACCAGAGACAATTAGCCGCATGGTAGGACATTTTCAGACTCTACTCACAGCGATAGTTGAAAACCCAGAAAAACGGATTTCCGAATTACCATTACTTACAGAAAGTGAAAGACAAAAAATCCTCATTGATTGGAATCAAACTCAGGTAGAATTTCCCAGTCATTTAACTTTTCAAGACTTATTTGCAGCGCAGGTAGAAAAGACACCGGATGCAGTAGCGGTTGTATATACCCCACCCCAACCCTCCCCTGACAAAGAGGAGGGAGTAGTTGTTGAGTCTCTTACTTATAGAGAACTCAATCAAAAAAGTAATCAAGTTGCTCATTATTTGCAAAAAAAAGGAGTGAAACCAGAGATAATTGTGGGATTATGTGTAGAGCGATCGCCATTAATGATCATCGCTTTACTTGGTATTCTTAAAGCTGGTGGCGCATATCTTCCCCTAGACCCCAATTATCCCCCAGAACGTTTGGGATATATGTTGGCTGATTCCCAAGTTCCGATTTTGCTGACAGAAACCAGCCTGAAACCAGCACTCAGCACTCCCCCAAACTATGAAATAATTTACCTAGATACAGACTGGGAAATAATTTCTCAATGCAGCACAGAGAACCCAAAAAGCGAAGTTACACCAGAAAATTTAGCTTATTTAATCTACACTTCCGGTTCCACTGGTAAACCCAAAGGCGTTTTAATTCCCCACATTGGCTTAACAAATCTCACAAAACATAAAATAGAAATTTGTGATGTTCATCCAGGTGATTGTGTACTGCAATTTTTCTCACTCAGCTTTGATGCTTCGATTCCCGAAATCATCATGGCCTTGGGAAGTGGTGCTAAACTTTGTCTCGCTAAATCCGAATCTTTACTACCAGGAGAAACCTTACTACAACTGCTACAAAATAATGCAGTTACTCATATAACTATCACCCCTTCAGCCCTGTCTCTAATTCCTTCAGCAGATTTACCACATTTGCGAATGATATTAGTAGGAGGAGAAGCCCCATCACCTGAATTAATCGCCAAATGGTCAGAAGAAAGACGCTTTATTAACGCTTATGGACCAACAGAAGTAACAGTTAACGCCAGCATGGTACTTTGTGGTAATGGTCATCCTTTGCTTCCCACCATTCGCCCCAGCGCCAACAAACAACTATATATATTAGATAATTATTTACAACCCGTCCCCATCGGTGTAATTGGTGAACTTTACATTGGTGGAATTGGTTTAGCGCGAGGTTATTTAAATCGTCCAGATTTAACAAACCAAAAATTTATCCCTAACCCATTTAGTCAGTTATCAGTTATCAGTTATCAGTTATCAGTCAACAGTCAACCCAGACTTTATAAAACCGGCGACCTTGCTTGTTACTTACCTGATGGTCGCATCAAACTTTTAGGAAGGATTGATAATCAAGTAAAAATTCGCGGTTTTCGCATTGAACCGCAAGAAGTGGAAACAGTATTGTGTCAAAATTCTGGGGTGCGTGCCGGGGTAGTAATAATCCGCGAAGACCAACCAGAACAGAAGCGTTTAGTTGCTTATGTGATTCCCAATGAAGAAACCAGGGAACAGGGAAAAGAAAATTTACTTACTTCCCAGTCCCTCCGCAGCTTCATGCGCGAGAAGTTACCAGAATATTTGGTTCCTAGTGCATTTGTGCTGTTGGATAATTTACCCCTAACACCTAACGGTAAAGTAGATATCTACTCTCTCCCCGCACCCGAAGAAATAGTCTCAACATCTGAATTTATTGCTCCTCGGACACAAATTGAAGCGCAATTAGCCAATATTTACACCCAGATACTCAACTTAGAAAAAGTCAGTATTCACGATGATTTTTTTGAATTGGGGGGACATTCTCTCATTGCTACCCAATTAATTTCTCAAGCCTTACAGGTGTTTCAAGTGGAACTAACTGTAATGGATTTGTTTGATGCGCCGACAGTAGCAGGTATGGCGGAACGGATTTTGCAAAGACAATTAACGGCGGAAGTTACCGTAATATCTGACACCGGAGACGATGAACGGGAGGAGTTTGAAATTTAA
- a CDS encoding aspartate aminotransferase family protein: MTTTKNPPQQYLETFIQKYTQRTQASKNLAQKNRQILADKTSIGIKFTPEIKELCYPIAVEKSNGSRLWDIDGNEYIDILMGLGTNLFGHNPPFIQTAITEQLQRGMHIGVQNTIAGEVAQLISELTGAERVTFSNTGTEAVMTAVRIARAATKRSKIVIFTNSYHGHFDAVLVRATMTEYAKKAARRVMAAKSGSFLGRLLQPIQAGLAANLNPKAVPAAPGIPPSAADDVLILEYGNEHSLNLIRKHRQEIAAVLVEPVQSRFPELQPREFLQHLRQITQELGIVLIFDEMVTGFRIHPGGAQAHFGVKADITTYSKIVGGGLPISAIAGKASYMNYIDGGQWQFGDDSAPQVPTTFFAGTFCKHPLALAAAHATLQHLKTSGIALHQALNERTTQLVSDLNADLAQQNIAIKFTSFGSFFAVATSQNAVSPMAMNLLSYHLIEKGIHLRQGDKGGFLSTAHTDEDINLIKKAFIESIKELQTQGLINK; this comes from the coding sequence ATGACAACAACGAAAAACCCCCCACAACAGTATCTAGAAACATTCATCCAAAAATATACCCAACGTACCCAAGCGTCGAAAAACCTAGCTCAAAAAAATCGGCAAATATTAGCCGATAAAACCTCAATTGGCATCAAATTCACCCCAGAAATCAAAGAACTTTGCTACCCTATTGCTGTAGAAAAATCTAATGGTTCTCGACTGTGGGATATTGATGGCAACGAATACATAGACATTCTTATGGGGTTAGGAACTAACTTATTTGGACATAACCCCCCATTCATCCAAACAGCCATCACCGAACAACTACAACGAGGAATGCACATTGGTGTCCAAAATACAATAGCTGGAGAAGTAGCCCAACTCATCAGTGAATTAACAGGTGCAGAACGCGTCACCTTTAGCAACACAGGTACAGAAGCAGTAATGACAGCTGTACGTATAGCCCGCGCCGCTACAAAACGTTCAAAAATAGTGATTTTCACCAATTCCTATCACGGACATTTTGATGCTGTACTTGTACGGGCAACAATGACAGAGTATGCTAAAAAAGCTGCTCGTCGCGTCATGGCAGCGAAATCCGGTAGTTTTCTTGGTAGACTACTACAGCCAATTCAAGCAGGTTTAGCAGCCAACCTCAACCCCAAAGCCGTACCCGCCGCCCCAGGAATTCCCCCCAGTGCAGCCGATGACGTGCTGATTTTAGAATACGGTAATGAACATTCCTTAAACTTAATTCGCAAACACCGCCAAGAAATTGCAGCTGTTTTAGTAGAACCTGTACAAAGCCGTTTTCCCGAACTCCAACCCCGCGAATTTCTGCAACACCTGCGACAAATCACCCAAGAACTGGGAATAGTCCTAATTTTTGATGAAATGGTGACAGGTTTTCGCATTCACCCCGGAGGAGCGCAAGCACATTTTGGTGTAAAAGCAGACATTACCACATATAGCAAAATAGTTGGAGGTGGGCTACCAATTTCGGCAATTGCTGGCAAAGCAAGTTATATGAATTACATAGATGGTGGACAATGGCAATTTGGTGATGATTCCGCCCCTCAAGTCCCCACAACCTTCTTTGCTGGGACATTTTGTAAACATCCCCTCGCCCTCGCCGCCGCCCATGCCACCTTACAACACCTCAAAACATCGGGTATTGCATTACACCAAGCTTTAAATGAACGAACTACGCAGCTTGTCAGTGATTTAAACGCTGATTTGGCACAACAGAATATAGCCATTAAGTTTACCAGCTTTGGGTCATTTTTTGCTGTAGCTACTTCCCAAAATGCAGTTTCCCCAATGGCGATGAATCTACTTTCCTATCATCTCATAGAAAAAGGAATACACCTGCGCCAAGGAGACAAAGGAGGATTTCTTTCCACAGCACACACAGACGAAGATATTAATCTCATCAAAAAAGCATTTATCGAGAGTATCAAAGAATTGCAAACCCAAGGACTTATAAACAAATAG
- a CDS encoding thioester reductase domain-containing protein — MINQLIYLKPNVIVEPLFNQWYAWSYLISPATAAMYIAHSHLPIMQSFVAAPQVHQDALKNPAMIGGPFINYDSSRVEDIQILLETTQKQQAHLLELAQAIQDLEKILAEHTQGYSLEPLYEKIPQALRGYVELVQDSNNYPSIRFIEGLLYRSPYYNPANQSVNLYLGDGDKRAFVLSTPRLPDEQSIHLKMAFSDRALDQLFQMRHTPQPYEDIRDTLKIKPQQETLFADFFTTTPPKQEPDYRGEAVRVRYFGHACVLIQTESISILCDPIISYPDDSGDNRYTYQHLPPVIDYVLITHNHQDHIMLETLLQLRHKIQTVVVPKSNKGTLIDPSLKLMLQQIGFKNVREIDELEVIHLTDGYITGLPFLGEHGDLNIATKAAYLINLKGRSILCAADSNNIDPQLYSHLQQIFGDIDVLFIGMECGGAPYTWAYGALLTNQVPRKIAQTRRLDGSDSSRAIALVQQLHPQQVYIYAMGQEPWLTFITSIIYTAESKAIIESNQLIAYCHSQEILSKRLFGCEEIFLIPNPKTSSIIGNIKTHTLLQPEVWGEVSSIQSFLFELQRLDIRIWLEDTDSIPKLRCNAPKGVLKPTLKAQLQERKSEIIEFLQNSGKTKVEIDWQQETTLDSTIIPPSSSSLSPAASSLLLTGATGFIGAFLLQELLNKTTASIYCLIRAENIETAKQRIVKTLQNYQIWDNSYSERIIPIVGDLAKPKLGLSALEFANLANQIDIIYHNGAKVNHTEPYNRLKSANVLGTQEIFRLASQSKLKPVHLISSTSIFAANNHSNLQITEDDNLDKYGIPIGGYAQSKWAAEKLAITAINRGIPVKIYRLGAVSGDSKTGAFNQDDFLYKLLLGYVQLGSIPDTAMPLEILPVDYVCSAIIELSKIASNHQIFHIIQPKPVSSEIIFEQLKKIGFKIEKISYQQWRNKILEIAQNSPEHILYPLIPLLPKQRTTHESQPNTKLQIDNRKTQNILNQLITPPTINENLIQTYLSHLIQQNLIKKPPSNLREPLR; from the coding sequence ATGATTAACCAACTAATTTACCTGAAACCCAATGTCATCGTTGAACCACTTTTCAATCAGTGGTACGCGTGGTCATACTTAATTTCTCCCGCTACAGCCGCAATGTATATTGCTCATTCCCATCTGCCAATTATGCAATCTTTTGTAGCTGCACCCCAGGTACATCAAGATGCTTTAAAAAATCCGGCGATGATTGGCGGTCCTTTCATTAACTATGATTCCAGTCGAGTTGAGGATATACAGATATTACTAGAGACAACCCAAAAACAGCAAGCGCATCTGCTAGAACTGGCGCAAGCAATTCAAGATTTAGAAAAAATCTTAGCTGAACATACTCAGGGTTATTCCTTAGAGCCTTTGTATGAGAAAATTCCTCAAGCCTTACGTGGATATGTGGAATTGGTGCAAGATAGTAATAATTATCCGTCAATTCGTTTTATTGAAGGGTTACTTTATCGCAGTCCATATTATAATCCCGCCAATCAATCGGTGAATTTGTACTTGGGTGATGGAGATAAACGGGCTTTTGTTTTGAGTACACCACGCTTACCAGATGAGCAGAGTATACATCTAAAAATGGCATTTAGCGATCGCGCACTTGACCAACTCTTCCAAATGCGTCACACTCCCCAGCCCTATGAAGATATTCGAGATACCCTCAAAATTAAACCCCAGCAAGAAACTCTATTTGCAGACTTTTTCACCACCACACCCCCCAAGCAAGAACCAGACTACAGAGGGGAAGCTGTCCGAGTTCGTTATTTTGGTCACGCCTGTGTTTTAATTCAAACCGAATCCATTAGTATTCTTTGTGACCCCATCATTAGTTATCCCGATGATTCTGGAGATAATCGTTACACATACCAGCATCTCCCCCCGGTGATTGACTACGTTTTGATCACCCACAATCATCAAGACCATATAATGTTAGAAACACTGTTGCAGTTACGCCACAAAATTCAAACTGTGGTCGTTCCTAAAAGTAATAAGGGAACCTTAATTGACCCTTCTTTAAAATTGATGCTGCAACAAATTGGGTTTAAAAATGTCCGAGAAATTGACGAATTAGAAGTAATTCATCTTACAGATGGGTACATAACCGGATTACCATTTTTAGGAGAACACGGAGACTTAAATATTGCTACAAAAGCTGCGTATTTAATTAATCTCAAAGGACGTTCAATATTATGTGCCGCCGATTCTAATAATATTGACCCCCAACTGTACAGCCACCTACAGCAAATTTTTGGCGATATCGATGTATTGTTCATTGGTATGGAATGCGGTGGTGCGCCTTATACGTGGGCTTATGGGGCATTATTAACCAATCAAGTCCCGCGAAAAATTGCCCAAACACGACGCTTAGATGGTTCTGATAGTAGCAGGGCGATCGCCTTAGTGCAACAACTCCACCCCCAGCAAGTATATATTTATGCAATGGGTCAAGAACCTTGGCTCACCTTCATCACCTCAATTATTTATACCGCAGAATCCAAAGCAATAATCGAATCTAACCAACTAATAGCATATTGTCATAGCCAAGAAATTCTCAGCAAACGCCTCTTTGGTTGTGAAGAAATCTTCCTCATACCAAACCCGAAAACCTCATCAATTATAGGAAATATCAAAACTCACACCCTTTTACAACCGGAAGTTTGGGGAGAAGTATCTTCAATTCAATCATTTCTCTTTGAATTGCAGCGTCTAGATATTCGCATTTGGCTAGAAGATACCGATAGCATACCCAAACTACGCTGTAACGCTCCCAAAGGAGTTTTAAAACCTACCTTAAAAGCACAATTACAGGAACGCAAAAGCGAAATAATTGAATTTCTGCAAAACTCTGGAAAAACAAAAGTAGAAATAGATTGGCAACAAGAAACAACCCTTGATTCAACAATTATTCCTCCTTCCTCATCTTCCCTATCCCCCGCAGCTTCCTCATTACTATTAACAGGTGCGACAGGATTTATCGGCGCATTCTTATTACAAGAACTATTAAATAAAACCACAGCCTCAATTTATTGTTTAATCAGAGCCGAAAATATTGAAACAGCAAAACAGAGAATAGTCAAAACCTTACAAAACTACCAAATTTGGGATAACTCATACTCAGAAAGAATTATTCCCATAGTAGGAGACTTAGCCAAACCAAAATTAGGACTATCTGCACTAGAATTTGCCAACTTAGCCAACCAAATAGACATAATTTATCATAATGGAGCAAAGGTAAATCACACAGAACCTTACAACCGTTTAAAATCCGCCAACGTGTTAGGTACACAGGAAATTTTCAGACTAGCAAGCCAGAGCAAATTAAAACCTGTACATTTAATTTCCTCAACCAGCATTTTTGCAGCCAATAATCATAGTAACTTACAGATAACAGAAGATGATAACTTAGATAAATATGGTATACCTATTGGTGGATATGCTCAGAGTAAATGGGCAGCCGAAAAATTAGCCATAACAGCCATAAACCGAGGAATACCAGTCAAAATATACAGATTAGGAGCAGTTTCAGGAGATAGTAAAACCGGAGCATTTAATCAAGATGACTTTCTCTACAAACTGCTTTTAGGCTACGTGCAATTAGGCAGTATACCAGATACAGCCATGCCCTTAGAAATCTTACCAGTAGATTACGTCTGTAGTGCCATCATCGAACTATCAAAAATAGCATCCAACCATCAAATTTTCCATATCATCCAACCCAAACCCGTCTCCTCAGAAATTATTTTTGAACAACTAAAAAAAATCGGCTTTAAAATTGAGAAAATTTCCTACCAACAATGGAGAAACAAAATATTAGAAATAGCCCAAAATTCCCCAGAACATATCCTATATCCCCTAATTCCCCTACTACCGAAACAAAGAACCACCCATGAATCACAACCCAATACTAAATTGCAAATTGACAACAGAAAAACCCAAAACATCCTAAATCAACTAATCACCCCACCCACCATCAACGAAAACCTAATACAAACCTACCTCTCCCACCTCATCCAACAAAACCTCATAAAAAAACCTCCCTCAAACCTCCGCGAACCTTTGCGTTAA
- a CDS encoding class I SAM-dependent methyltransferase produces the protein MISNTPNHTEYDTWAWLYNQTMGPEYCQNQLKPLEKILLPRLNQNAQILDLCCGTGQLVQILINQGYQITGIDNSNQMLNYARQNAPNGKFLLADARQFELPPSFDAAFSTSAALNHIMTIPELQQVFQRVYSALKDNGWFLFDINHHQQMQRWWRGKIVEGEIEKKYAWMLTPNYNPDERKGYFQVTMFQQKTKPSSTPLLRTIWRLFSPILNHRLLYKLRIKFLTAFQAKEKNWQKMAEKYPVRGHIPEEIKTALQQTGFTDIHILTLEGNPTIDDRHSAYFLCRKPINI, from the coding sequence ATGATATCCAACACACCAAACCATACAGAATACGACACCTGGGCATGGCTATATAACCAAACAATGGGGCCAGAATATTGCCAAAACCAACTAAAACCCCTAGAAAAAATCCTCCTTCCCCGACTAAACCAAAACGCACAAATCCTAGACTTATGCTGTGGAACAGGACAACTAGTGCAAATTTTAATTAATCAAGGATATCAAATAACAGGCATAGATAACTCCAACCAAATGTTAAATTATGCCCGTCAAAATGCACCCAACGGCAAATTCTTATTAGCAGATGCACGTCAATTTGAACTCCCCCCATCCTTCGATGCAGCATTTTCCACAAGCGCAGCCCTCAACCACATCATGACAATTCCCGAACTACAGCAAGTCTTTCAAAGAGTATATTCAGCCCTCAAAGATAACGGCTGGTTTCTCTTCGATATCAACCATCATCAACAAATGCAGCGCTGGTGGAGAGGCAAAATTGTTGAAGGAGAAATCGAAAAAAAATACGCTTGGATGCTGACACCAAATTATAACCCCGATGAACGTAAAGGCTACTTCCAAGTCACAATGTTTCAACAAAAAACCAAACCATCATCCACACCTTTACTGCGAACAATATGGCGTTTATTTTCCCCAATATTAAACCACCGACTTTTATACAAACTCCGAATAAAATTCCTAACTGCATTTCAAGCCAAAGAAAAAAATTGGCAAAAAATGGCTGAAAAATACCCCGTCAGAGGACATATCCCCGAAGAAATCAAAACTGCATTACAACAAACAGGCTTCACCGACATTCACATCCTCACCCTAGAAGGAAACCCCACAATAGACGATAGACACTCAGCATACTTCCTATGTCGTAAACCCATAAATATTTAA